A window of Akkermansia muciniphila contains these coding sequences:
- a CDS encoding division/cell wall cluster transcriptional repressor MraZ: MSSVSDNLFGAYTHKLDPKNRIAIPTEWRPTEGCALLLLSGRRLELPTVKAYTREKFQQIIDKIESTPGYTEAQIDLFIGRLYANCVEAVINAQGKLLIPKQMCEHAQLSSSVKLAARRGYFELWEPSLYEEVSRRENASISDINQSYGIL, from the coding sequence ATGAGCAGTGTATCTGACAACCTTTTTGGTGCATACACCCACAAGCTGGACCCCAAAAACCGGATTGCAATTCCGACTGAATGGAGGCCTACCGAAGGTTGCGCCCTGCTCCTGCTGTCCGGACGGCGCCTTGAACTGCCGACTGTTAAAGCCTACACGCGGGAAAAATTCCAGCAAATCATTGATAAGATTGAATCCACCCCCGGATACACGGAGGCGCAGATCGACCTGTTTATCGGCAGATTATACGCCAACTGCGTGGAGGCTGTCATTAACGCCCAGGGTAAATTGCTGATACCCAAACAAATGTGCGAACACGCACAATTAAGTTCCTCCGTCAAGCTGGCCGCGCGGAGAGGATACTTCGAATTATGGGAACCGTCTCTCTACGAAGAGGTTTCCCGGCGGGAAAACGCCAGCATTTCCGATATTAACCAATCCTACGGCATTCTCTGA
- a CDS encoding trimeric intracellular cation channel family protein, with protein MSTIIGALAGSIASSRVKMDLFGVIVCGTLAALGGGTVRDLLLDIPVYWTLPSGEIFVLAAVVTSLVTFYLAQKYPPPMGTIRVADAIVLALFGMIGTEKSYLHGYTPTVSVMMGICTGVAGGLLRDVLTGNVPYVFRPGELYATAALLGGVAYAVLYYFGIDSSTCFVTGFVVTLSVRLAAIRWNWNLPSYIPLFSPEAEPEAMEEEEKEALAGKSGGK; from the coding sequence ATGAGCACGATCATTGGAGCCCTGGCGGGGTCCATTGCTTCTTCACGGGTGAAAATGGACCTGTTCGGCGTGATTGTCTGCGGCACGCTGGCGGCCCTGGGGGGCGGAACCGTGCGTGACCTTTTGCTGGATATCCCGGTATACTGGACGCTGCCTTCCGGTGAAATTTTCGTTCTGGCCGCCGTCGTCACCAGCCTGGTGACTTTTTACCTGGCCCAGAAATATCCGCCGCCCATGGGCACTATCCGCGTGGCGGACGCCATTGTGCTGGCCCTCTTCGGCATGATCGGCACGGAAAAATCCTACCTCCACGGCTATACGCCTACCGTTTCCGTGATGATGGGCATCTGCACCGGCGTGGCGGGCGGCCTGCTGCGCGACGTGCTTACCGGGAACGTTCCCTACGTGTTCCGTCCCGGGGAACTGTATGCTACCGCGGCCCTGCTGGGCGGTGTGGCGTACGCGGTGCTTTACTACTTTGGAATCGACTCCTCCACCTGCTTCGTGACGGGGTTCGTAGTCACGCTCTCCGTGCGCCTGGCGGCCATCCGCTGGAACTGGAACCTGCCTTCCTACATCCCCCTGTTCTCCCCGGAGGCGGAACCGGAAGCCATGGAAGAGGAGGAGAAGGAAGCCCTTGCCGGGAAGTCCGGCGGGAAGTAA
- the mnmE gene encoding tRNA uridine-5-carboxymethylaminomethyl(34) synthesis GTPase MnmE, which yields MIDPERTIAAQATAAGQGAIAVIRMSGPGCMAVLKQCTPAAFTEHLQPRRATLARILDAEGTAIDQALITWFPAPASYTGEDTVEISCHGGMLVTDRLLKHLYQCGAFPAEPGEFTKRAFLNGRMDLTQAEAVMDVISAGSDLALKAAQSQLGGGIGSQVNELKDSLVHVLAHIEAYIDFPDEDISPDTASGLLARLRSMEEKLSALLRTAEGGRLLREGIRTAIAGPPNVGKSSLLNTLLGYDRAIVSNIAGTTRDTVEESVQLAGLALRLIDTAGVRESSDVIEQAGITRTNRALESADLVLEVADASAPRTEAFPTAARTAPRLLILNKCDLGIHPDWEAVPGIRFSCATGEGRKELEEAIVRAFASSLPGETGSSLVAINARHQHELGLCLEHVRMASESISRQESPEFTALELREALTHLGEITGAVDTEDVLGAIFSSFCLGK from the coding sequence ATGATTGACCCGGAACGCACCATAGCCGCGCAGGCCACCGCCGCAGGACAGGGAGCCATCGCCGTCATCCGCATGAGCGGTCCCGGCTGCATGGCCGTCCTGAAACAATGCACCCCCGCGGCCTTCACGGAACACCTCCAGCCGCGCCGGGCAACGCTGGCCCGCATTCTGGACGCGGAGGGAACCGCCATTGACCAGGCGCTCATCACCTGGTTCCCGGCCCCGGCCAGTTATACGGGGGAAGATACCGTGGAAATCTCCTGCCACGGCGGCATGCTGGTGACAGACCGCCTGCTGAAACACCTGTACCAGTGCGGAGCTTTCCCGGCGGAACCGGGCGAGTTCACAAAGAGGGCCTTCCTGAACGGGCGCATGGACCTGACCCAGGCGGAAGCCGTCATGGACGTGATTTCCGCCGGAAGCGACCTGGCCCTGAAGGCCGCGCAAAGCCAGTTGGGCGGGGGCATCGGCTCCCAGGTGAACGAACTGAAGGACAGCCTGGTTCATGTTCTGGCCCATATTGAGGCCTATATCGATTTTCCGGATGAAGACATTTCCCCGGACACCGCCTCCGGTTTGCTGGCGCGTCTCCGGAGCATGGAAGAAAAACTTTCCGCCCTCCTCCGGACCGCCGAGGGCGGCCGCCTGCTGCGGGAAGGAATCCGCACCGCGATCGCCGGACCGCCCAATGTCGGAAAATCCAGCCTGCTGAATACCCTGCTGGGGTATGACCGGGCCATTGTCAGCAATATTGCCGGAACCACGCGGGACACGGTGGAGGAATCCGTCCAGCTTGCCGGGCTGGCCCTGCGGCTGATTGACACGGCAGGCGTCCGGGAATCTTCCGACGTCATTGAACAGGCCGGCATCACCCGCACCAACAGGGCGCTGGAATCCGCGGACCTAGTTCTGGAAGTGGCGGACGCCTCCGCGCCCCGGACAGAGGCGTTCCCCACCGCCGCCCGTACCGCGCCCCGGCTGCTAATTCTGAACAAGTGCGACCTGGGAATCCACCCGGACTGGGAGGCCGTTCCCGGCATCCGGTTCTCCTGCGCCACCGGAGAAGGCAGAAAGGAATTGGAAGAAGCCATCGTCCGGGCCTTCGCCTCCTCCCTGCCCGGTGAAACGGGCAGCTCCCTGGTAGCCATCAACGCCCGGCACCAGCATGAACTGGGCCTGTGCCTGGAGCATGTGCGGATGGCTTCGGAATCCATCTCCCGGCAGGAAAGCCCGGAATTTACGGCGCTGGAACTGAGGGAAGCCCTGACGCACCTGGGGGAAATCACCGGGGCTGTGGATACGGAGGACGTGCTGGGCGCCATTTTCTCCTCCTTCTGCCTGGGCAAATAA
- the mnmA gene encoding tRNA 2-thiouridine(34) synthase MnmA has translation MARILVGLSGGVDSSVAAALLVEQGHDVVGAYMKNWVNDEGIPGECPWEQDIQDALAVAKKIGIEFRVIDLVDEYRSRIVNYLIEGYRAGYTPNPDVLCNREMKFGVFLDYALEQGFDSVATGHYARRLDTPQGSFILRGRDPNKDQSYFLSLMRPDQTARAMFPLGDLLKPEVRVLADKYGLPTARKKDSQGICFIGQVKMSDFLRHYLPDKPGKIVDTEGKALGSHNGLHLFTMGQRKGHGVASPREGIAYVVVGKDVKRNRLILGYEDASTQGLYAAHAVVGGISNTLSPLPSRVMAQPRYRAKAEWASCEYLEEGKVRLSFDTPLRALAVGQVCAFYDGGKLLGGGFFESIEP, from the coding sequence GTGGCACGCATTCTTGTAGGCTTATCCGGCGGGGTGGACAGCTCCGTGGCAGCAGCCCTGCTCGTGGAGCAGGGACATGACGTGGTGGGGGCCTACATGAAAAACTGGGTGAATGACGAGGGCATTCCCGGAGAATGCCCGTGGGAGCAGGATATCCAGGACGCGCTGGCCGTCGCCAAAAAAATCGGCATTGAATTCCGGGTCATCGACCTGGTGGACGAATACCGTTCCCGCATCGTGAATTATCTGATTGAAGGCTACCGCGCCGGATACACGCCCAATCCGGACGTGCTCTGCAACCGGGAAATGAAGTTCGGCGTTTTTCTGGATTACGCCCTGGAACAGGGGTTTGATTCCGTAGCCACCGGCCACTACGCCCGCAGGCTGGATACGCCGCAAGGTTCCTTCATCCTGCGCGGGCGGGACCCCAACAAGGACCAGTCCTACTTCCTGTCCCTGATGCGCCCGGACCAGACAGCCCGTGCCATGTTCCCCCTGGGGGACCTGCTGAAGCCGGAAGTCCGCGTGCTGGCGGATAAATACGGCCTTCCCACAGCGCGCAAGAAGGACAGCCAGGGCATCTGCTTCATCGGCCAGGTGAAGATGAGCGACTTCCTGCGCCACTACCTGCCGGACAAACCCGGCAAAATCGTGGATACGGAGGGGAAGGCGCTTGGCTCCCACAACGGCCTGCACCTGTTCACCATGGGCCAGAGGAAAGGCCACGGCGTCGCCTCCCCGCGGGAAGGAATCGCCTACGTGGTGGTGGGGAAGGACGTCAAACGCAACCGCCTGATCCTGGGGTATGAAGACGCGTCCACGCAGGGACTGTACGCAGCCCATGCGGTGGTTGGCGGCATTTCCAATACGCTGTCTCCCCTGCCCTCCCGCGTGATGGCGCAGCCCCGCTACCGCGCCAAGGCGGAATGGGCCTCCTGCGAATATCTGGAAGAAGGAAAGGTGCGCCTGAGCTTTGATACGCCCCTCCGGGCGCTGGCCGTGGGACAGGTCTGCGCCTTTTACGACGGAGGCAAGCTGCTGGGCGGCGGTTTTTTTGAATCCATAGAACCATGA
- a CDS encoding MBL fold metallo-hydrolase — protein MMQFCVLGSGSGGNATIVKAGETVLLVDAGFSAARLRDKMKSAGVEPDDLDAILLTHEHNDHMKGVHQFTKKYTVRVYATRHTAMCVQEKAPEAPWAYFEKGQSFKIGDIVVTPFATYHDAVDPVGFKFETEQSSLGFISDTGHAPGSVAEYLSMVDSLVVESNYDPDMLAATPKRPWPLKQRIASEHGHLSNEQACDLLRRIAHDALKNVVLAHLSAESNSPALAESLMRATLHDMGLASTSLFCASQDSCLPWIRVC, from the coding sequence ATGATGCAGTTTTGCGTGTTGGGCAGCGGCAGCGGAGGAAATGCCACCATCGTGAAGGCGGGGGAAACCGTGCTGCTGGTGGATGCCGGGTTCAGCGCCGCCAGACTGCGGGATAAAATGAAATCCGCCGGTGTGGAACCGGATGACCTGGACGCCATTCTGCTCACCCACGAGCACAACGACCACATGAAAGGCGTGCACCAGTTCACCAAGAAGTACACCGTGCGCGTTTATGCCACCCGCCATACGGCCATGTGCGTTCAGGAAAAGGCGCCGGAAGCCCCCTGGGCCTACTTTGAAAAGGGGCAGTCCTTTAAAATAGGGGACATCGTGGTCACCCCCTTTGCCACCTACCATGACGCCGTGGACCCCGTGGGGTTCAAGTTTGAAACGGAACAGTCCAGCCTGGGCTTCATTTCCGATACGGGGCATGCCCCCGGCAGCGTGGCGGAATACCTCTCCATGGTGGACAGCCTGGTGGTGGAATCAAACTATGATCCGGACATGCTGGCCGCCACCCCCAAGCGTCCCTGGCCGCTGAAGCAGCGCATTGCCTCCGAGCACGGGCACCTGTCCAACGAGCAGGCCTGCGACCTGTTGCGGCGCATCGCCCATGACGCCCTGAAAAACGTGGTGCTGGCGCACCTGAGCGCAGAAAGCAATTCTCCGGCATTGGCAGAAAGCCTGATGCGTGCTACCCTGCATGACATGGGACTGGCTTCCACCTCCCTGTTCTGCGCCAGCCAGGACTCCTGCCTGCCGTGGATACGGGTCTGCTGA